The Triticum aestivum cultivar Chinese Spring chromosome 3A, IWGSC CS RefSeq v2.1, whole genome shotgun sequence genome includes a region encoding these proteins:
- the LOC123057490 gene encoding leucine-rich repeat extensin-like protein 3 — translation MARSTSPSPCLLCRVAILALICCSLSCLAASGDALDGYRRPRRPPAPKPLQPHTPHTPTPPVPSRPPPTPVPGRPMTPAPTPCPVVLVPPPPPPTPLPKYPVTPTPVVIPSVPICPPPPPPPVQETPALAPHRKTLEHATKNVLN, via the exons ATGGCGCGTTCTACTTCTCCTTCTCCTTGCTTGCTATGCAGAGTTGCGATCCTTGCTCTCATATGCTGCTCCTTGTCATGCTTGGCTGCGTCTGGAG ATGCTCTTGATGGATACCGTAGGCCAAGGCGTCCTCCCGCGCCGAAGCCCCTGCAACCTCACACTCCTCACACTCCAACTCCACCAGTTCCATCTCGGCCACCGCCGACGCCGGTGCCTGGGAGGCCGATGACTCCAGCTCCCACACCATGTCCTGTGGTCCTTGTTCCTCCGCCGCCACCTCCAACGCCCCTGCCCAAATACCCGGTGACTCCAACTCCAGTAGTGATTCCTTCGGTCCCTATTtgtccgccaccaccaccgccgccggtgCAGGAGACGCCGGCACTTGCGCCGCACCGCAAGACTCTAGAGCACGCTACTAAGAACGTGCTTAATTAA